Proteins from a single region of Chrysemys picta bellii isolate R12L10 chromosome 9, ASM1138683v2, whole genome shotgun sequence:
- the LOC101946875 gene encoding G-protein coupled receptor 83 isoform X1, translating into MTRPLHQSFPYFPQVTGVLEEFDHSSSLANLMSIYQAANRTAFNWTDSRIVEWEKFAELAKYEPESQKPTVKALLIVAYSVIIIISLFGNMLVCHVVIKNKRTHSATSLFIVNLAVSDIMITLLNTPFTLVRFVNSTWVFGKAMCHISRFVQYCSLHVSTLTLTAIALDRHQVILNPLKQRMSLTRGALSISVIWLMATCFSLPHAIYQKLFQYNYREATVRSLCLPDFPEPAELVWKYLDLSTFLLLYLLPLLIITITYTHLAKKLWLRNAIGDITTQQYITHHKNKKKSIKMLVLVVVVFAVCWFPLNCYVVLISSLGIKTKNSLYFALHWFAMSSTCYNPFIYCWLNESFRSELKSLLSMCQKVPQTQDNVLPAVIMAYREAWIEQARYKQRPSSQSIRSTTNVQTVNTDL; encoded by the exons ATGACTCGCCCCCTACATCAGTCATTTCCCTACTTTCCCCAGGTCACAGGAGTTTTGGAGGAGTTCGACCATAGCTCTTCCTTGGCCAATCTCATGTCAATCTACCAGGCAGCCAACAGGACAGCCTTCAACTGGACAGACAGTCGGATTGTTGAGTGGGAGAAGTTTGCTGAGCTGGCCAAGTATGAACCAGAGTCCCAGAAGCCGACAGTGAAAGCTCTTCTAATTGTGGCATACTCAGTTATCATCATCATATCCCTGTTTGGCAACATGCTGGTCTGCCACGTGGTGATCAAGAACAAGAGGACGCACTCAGCCACCAGTCTCTTCATTGTCAACCTGGCAGTGTCCGATATCATGATCACTCTGCTCAACACTCCTTTCACTCTG GTTCGGTTTGTGAACAGCACGTGGGTCTTTGGAAAGGCCATGTGTCATATCAGCCGCTTCGTGCAGTACTGCTCTCTTCATGTCTCCACACTCACCCTGACAGCCATAGCTCTGGACAGACATCAG GTTATTCTGAACCCACTAAAGCAAAGGATGTCACTAACAAGAGGAGCGCTGAGTATTTCTGTTATCTGGCTGATGGCAACCTGCTTCTCCCTGCCCCACGCAATCTATCAGAAGCTTTTCCAGTACAACTACCG ggaAGCTACTGTCCGGAGTTTGTGTCTTCCTGATTTTCCTGAGCCTGCAGAACTGGTGTGGAAATACTTGGACCTttccaccttcctcctcctctacctCTTGCCCCTTTTGATCATCACCATCACCTACACACACCTGGCCAAGAAGCTGTGGCTGCGCAATGCCATTGGGGACATCACCACGCAGCAGTACATCACCCACCACAAGAACAAGAAGAAGAGTATCAAGATGCTGGTGTTGGTTGTGGTGGTCTTTGCTGTCTGCTGGTTCCCACTCAACTGTTATGTAGTGCTCATCTCCAGCCTTGGCATCAAGACCAAAAACTCCCTCTATTTTGCTCTGCACTGGTTTGCCATGAGCAGCACTTGCTATAACCCTTTCATTTACTGCTGGCTGAATGAGAGCTTCCGCTCAGAGCTCAAGTCCTTACTCAGCATGTGCCAGAAGGTCCCACAAACACAAGACAATGTGTTGCCAGCTGTGATCATGGCCTATCGAGAGGCATGGATCGAGCAAGCCAGGTACAAGCAGAGGCCTTCCTCACAGAGCATTCGCTCCACCACAAATGTGCAGACAGTCAACACAGATTTGTGA
- the LOC101946875 gene encoding G-protein coupled receptor 83 isoform X2: MSIYQAANRTAFNWTDSRIVEWEKFAELAKYEPESQKPTVKALLIVAYSVIIIISLFGNMLVCHVVIKNKRTHSATSLFIVNLAVSDIMITLLNTPFTLVRFVNSTWVFGKAMCHISRFVQYCSLHVSTLTLTAIALDRHQVILNPLKQRMSLTRGALSISVIWLMATCFSLPHAIYQKLFQYNYREATVRSLCLPDFPEPAELVWKYLDLSTFLLLYLLPLLIITITYTHLAKKLWLRNAIGDITTQQYITHHKNKKKSIKMLVLVVVVFAVCWFPLNCYVVLISSLGIKTKNSLYFALHWFAMSSTCYNPFIYCWLNESFRSELKSLLSMCQKVPQTQDNVLPAVIMAYREAWIEQARYKQRPSSQSIRSTTNVQTVNTDL, from the exons ATGTCAATCTACCAGGCAGCCAACAGGACAGCCTTCAACTGGACAGACAGTCGGATTGTTGAGTGGGAGAAGTTTGCTGAGCTGGCCAAGTATGAACCAGAGTCCCAGAAGCCGACAGTGAAAGCTCTTCTAATTGTGGCATACTCAGTTATCATCATCATATCCCTGTTTGGCAACATGCTGGTCTGCCACGTGGTGATCAAGAACAAGAGGACGCACTCAGCCACCAGTCTCTTCATTGTCAACCTGGCAGTGTCCGATATCATGATCACTCTGCTCAACACTCCTTTCACTCTG GTTCGGTTTGTGAACAGCACGTGGGTCTTTGGAAAGGCCATGTGTCATATCAGCCGCTTCGTGCAGTACTGCTCTCTTCATGTCTCCACACTCACCCTGACAGCCATAGCTCTGGACAGACATCAG GTTATTCTGAACCCACTAAAGCAAAGGATGTCACTAACAAGAGGAGCGCTGAGTATTTCTGTTATCTGGCTGATGGCAACCTGCTTCTCCCTGCCCCACGCAATCTATCAGAAGCTTTTCCAGTACAACTACCG ggaAGCTACTGTCCGGAGTTTGTGTCTTCCTGATTTTCCTGAGCCTGCAGAACTGGTGTGGAAATACTTGGACCTttccaccttcctcctcctctacctCTTGCCCCTTTTGATCATCACCATCACCTACACACACCTGGCCAAGAAGCTGTGGCTGCGCAATGCCATTGGGGACATCACCACGCAGCAGTACATCACCCACCACAAGAACAAGAAGAAGAGTATCAAGATGCTGGTGTTGGTTGTGGTGGTCTTTGCTGTCTGCTGGTTCCCACTCAACTGTTATGTAGTGCTCATCTCCAGCCTTGGCATCAAGACCAAAAACTCCCTCTATTTTGCTCTGCACTGGTTTGCCATGAGCAGCACTTGCTATAACCCTTTCATTTACTGCTGGCTGAATGAGAGCTTCCGCTCAGAGCTCAAGTCCTTACTCAGCATGTGCCAGAAGGTCCCACAAACACAAGACAATGTGTTGCCAGCTGTGATCATGGCCTATCGAGAGGCATGGATCGAGCAAGCCAGGTACAAGCAGAGGCCTTCCTCACAGAGCATTCGCTCCACCACAAATGTGCAGACAGTCAACACAGATTTGTGA